In a genomic window of Flexistipes sp.:
- a CDS encoding nucleotidyltransferase domain-containing protein, with the protein MEHLKMPANQTELTKGHILECLNRHKDVLRNKFSVIKIGLFGSYVNDTYDTGSDIDIYVKFSNTNFRNVAGAWVYIEKILDHKVDLVYDHKDLNKPLKENIEKEVMYG; encoded by the coding sequence ATGGAGCATTTAAAAATGCCGGCAAATCAAACAGAACTCACAAAAGGACATATCTTGGAATGTTTAAACCGACATAAAGACGTATTGCGTAACAAATTCAGCGTAATAAAAATTGGTCTGTTCGGCAGCTATGTAAATGATACTTATGATACGGGCAGTGACATTGATATTTATGTAAAATTCAGCAATACCAACTTCAGGAATGTTGCTGGAGCATGGGTTTATATAGAAAAAATTTTAGATCACAAAGTTGATTTGGTGTATGATCATAAAGACTTAAATAAACCATTAAAAGAGAATATCGAAAAAGAAGTCATGTATGGGTAA
- the galE gene encoding UDP-glucose 4-epimerase GalE: MKILVTGGAGYIGSHVVKQLLEFTGHEIIILDNLSTGRESTLETLKSIRDFTFIKLDLKEFHEVEKILQENDINTIIHFAASIIVPESVENPAKYYMNNTVNTTNLIKCASENGIKKFVFSSTAAVYGEPKPEIQNSKFKINESYATKPINPYGWSKLMSERVLQDTAKAGGKMKYVIFRYFNVAGADIHYNEHASHPAPNTSHFTSDISQLSPRIGQSTPNATHLIKIASECAAGKRDKMYIFGDDYPTEDGTCIRDYIHVDDLADAHIRAIEYLQKNPSDIFNCGYGRGYSVKEVIDVMKNVTGIDFEVEVSGRREGDPAVLVSDNKKIKSSMNWQPKYDNLEIICKSAYEWEKSVKLDR; the protein is encoded by the coding sequence ATGAAGATACTTGTTACAGGAGGAGCGGGTTATATCGGCAGCCACGTTGTGAAACAGCTGCTGGAATTTACCGGGCATGAAATAATAATATTGGACAATTTGAGCACAGGCAGAGAAAGTACCCTGGAAACCCTCAAATCAATAAGGGATTTTACATTTATCAAGCTTGATTTGAAAGAATTCCACGAGGTTGAAAAGATACTTCAAGAAAACGATATTAATACGATAATACATTTTGCAGCATCTATTATAGTTCCCGAATCTGTGGAGAATCCAGCAAAGTATTACATGAATAATACAGTTAATACGACAAACCTTATCAAATGCGCTTCGGAGAACGGAATTAAAAAATTCGTGTTCAGCTCGACGGCAGCTGTCTACGGGGAACCCAAACCTGAAATTCAAAATTCAAAATTTAAAATTAATGAATCTTATGCAACCAAGCCTATAAATCCTTATGGTTGGTCAAAACTGATGAGTGAAAGAGTGCTGCAGGATACGGCTAAAGCAGGCGGAAAGATGAAGTATGTGATTTTCAGATATTTTAATGTAGCCGGAGCTGATATCCACTACAATGAACACGCTTCACACCCAGCTCCTAACACCTCACACTTCACATCTGACATTTCACAACTCTCCCCCAGAATTGGTCAAAGCACTCCCAATGCAACACATCTGATAAAAATAGCATCCGAATGTGCGGCGGGCAAAAGGGATAAAATGTATATATTTGGCGATGATTATCCCACTGAAGATGGAACATGTATAAGGGATTATATCCATGTGGATGACCTGGCTGACGCTCATATCAGGGCAATCGAATATCTGCAGAAGAATCCCAGCGATATTTTCAACTGCGGCTACGGCAGAGGATACAGTGTAAAAGAAGTCATAGATGTGATGAAAAATGTGACGGGAATAGATTTTGAAGTGGAAGTATCTGGCAGAAGAGAAGGTGATCCGGCAGTTCTTGTTTCCGATAATAAAAAAATTAAAAGTTCGATGAACTGGCAGCCCAAATATGATAATCTTGAAATCATCTGCAAAAGTGCGTATGAATGGGAAAAGAGTGTAAAGTTAGATAGATAA
- a CDS encoding transposase yields MRKHPLVTDHVYHVFTKSIAGYEIFSSVADFHRMIEMMKFYGYEKRPSRFSEYVRIKNKDEYLKKYTHSEDTIVDLIAYCLMPTHIHFLLVQKKDKGISAYMKNILDSYTRYFNNKNSRKGPLWQGRFKSVYVETDEQLLHLTRYIHLNPTSSKLVPTPEDWPYSSYREYLHESERNVCNFTNYIDINSEEYRHFVTSRKGYQAKLNKIKHLLLE; encoded by the coding sequence ATGAGAAAACATCCGCTTGTTACAGATCATGTTTATCATGTGTTCACAAAAAGCATAGCCGGATACGAAATATTCAGTAGCGTTGCCGATTTTCACAGAATGATAGAAATGATGAAGTTTTATGGTTATGAAAAGAGACCTTCCAGATTTTCTGAATATGTACGTATTAAAAATAAAGATGAGTATCTCAAAAAGTATACTCACTCTGAAGATACTATAGTGGATTTAATCGCTTACTGTCTCATGCCCACACATATTCATTTTCTGCTTGTTCAAAAGAAAGATAAAGGGATATCTGCTTATATGAAAAATATCCTGGACAGCTATACCAGATATTTTAACAATAAAAATAGTAGAAAGGGGCCTTTGTGGCAGGGGAGATTTAAAAGTGTATATGTGGAAACGGATGAGCAGTTACTGCATTTGACAAGATATATCCATCTTAATCCGACTTCTTCAAAGTTAGTGCCAACTCCTGAAGACTGGCCGTATTCTTCATATAGAGAATACTTGCATGAATCAGAGCGTAATGTATGCAATTTTACAAATTATATTGATATTAATTCTGAAGAATACAGACATTTTGTAACTTCCAGAAAAGGTTATCAGGCAAAACTTAATAAAATAAAACACTTACTTTTAGAATAA
- a CDS encoding glycosyltransferase family 4 protein, whose translation MEIFYILLSAIPITFAGLVEDIVKKITVKIRLFAAFISVVIGILLLNIVVTSIDIPFFDSLFQIKVFAYIFTIIAASGVANSINIIDGYNGLSAVVSILIFLALGYVAFELHDVLVLGMCFIMIGSIGGFFIWNYPFGKIFLGDGGAYFIGFVIAVLSILLVNRNSEVSSWFPLLVVIYPVFETVFSIYRRKILKKTKIGHPDSFHLHQLLYKRVVPFIFELDRKENVLLRNSATSPFLWLICSLAIIPAILFWQHTYILIIFVFLFCIFYIMLYKNIAKFKIGRVLKYLKTY comes from the coding sequence ATGGAAATCTTTTATATCCTCTTATCTGCAATTCCGATAACATTTGCTGGTCTCGTTGAAGATATCGTAAAAAAAATAACTGTAAAAATAAGATTGTTTGCTGCTTTTATTTCTGTAGTCATTGGAATTTTGCTCCTTAATATTGTAGTTACGAGTATAGATATCCCGTTTTTTGACAGTTTATTTCAAATAAAAGTCTTTGCATACATCTTTACTATAATAGCTGCTTCAGGTGTAGCAAATTCAATAAATATTATTGACGGGTATAACGGCTTATCAGCAGTGGTTTCCATATTAATTTTTTTGGCTTTAGGCTATGTAGCTTTTGAACTCCATGATGTTCTTGTACTTGGCATGTGCTTTATTATGATAGGTTCTATTGGTGGTTTTTTTATTTGGAATTATCCTTTTGGGAAGATTTTTTTAGGTGACGGTGGTGCATACTTTATTGGATTTGTAATTGCGGTTTTGTCTATTTTACTTGTTAACAGAAATAGTGAAGTTTCCTCTTGGTTCCCTCTGTTGGTAGTTATATATCCTGTATTTGAAACCGTTTTCTCAATATACAGAAGAAAAATCTTAAAAAAAACAAAGATCGGTCATCCGGACAGCTTTCATCTGCATCAGCTTTTATACAAGAGGGTTGTACCTTTTATTTTTGAGCTGGACAGAAAAGAAAATGTCCTTTTGAGAAATTCAGCCACATCTCCTTTTCTATGGCTGATATGCAGTTTAGCAATAATACCGGCGATTCTTTTTTGGCAGCATACTTATATATTGATTATTTTTGTTTTTTTATTTTGCATTTTTTATATAATGCTTTACAAAAATATTGCAAAATTTAAAATAGGAAGAGTTTTGAAATATTTAAAAACTTATTGA
- a CDS encoding nucleotidyltransferase domain-containing protein, whose protein sequence is MRKDIDIEKLKEEIVERLKPLNPDKIILFGSYAYGNPDDESDIDLFLVKSGLKEPRQFTLEARKRLRDIILNYRTNGIDILASSKEFLESREDYFYRVDILKNGKVLYEQNSS, encoded by the coding sequence ATGAGAAAAGATATTGATATTGAAAAATTAAAAGAAGAAATCGTTGAGCGTTTAAAACCGCTGAATCCTGACAAAATTATACTGTTCGGAAGCTATGCCTATGGTAATCCTGATGACGAAAGTGATATAGATTTGTTTTTGGTAAAATCTGGTCTTAAGGAGCCCAGACAGTTTACACTTGAAGCCAGAAAAAGATTACGAGATATTATTTTGAATTATAGGACTAACGGCATTGATATTTTAGCGAGTTCGAAAGAGTTTTTAGAAAGCAGAGAGGATTATTTTTACAGAGTGGATATTTTAAAAAATGGAAAGGTTCTTTATGAACAAAACAGCAGCTAA
- a CDS encoding HEPN domain-containing protein, with the protein MNKTAAKEWLTKAWHHLSSAQLLFQLEHYTDIIAIEIHYAVEISLKSFLAYDNSKIFKTHDLVDIYKHIKDHINFDDDFCALADK; encoded by the coding sequence ATGAACAAAACAGCAGCTAAAGAGTGGCTTACAAAAGCATGGCACCATTTAAGTAGTGCGCAACTACTTTTCCAGTTAGAGCATTATACTGATATAATAGCTATTGAGATTCATTATGCTGTTGAGATCAGCTTGAAGTCTTTTTTAGCGTATGACAATAGCAAGATATTTAAAACACATGATTTAGTAGATATTTATAAACATATCAAAGATCATATAAATTTTGATGATGATTTCTGTGCTTTAGCAGATAAGTGA
- a CDS encoding VanZ family protein, whose translation MKRVYQIVFLSAVIVIEYLAVTTREIEAVSHSWDKLNHVLAFMVLYVLFLLAFTKLSEKVKITLLLIYALHIEIIQHFIPGREFSLLDITADIIGIILGLILSKLFASRKDLTQNI comes from the coding sequence ATGAAACGCGTTTATCAAATAGTTTTTTTGTCTGCGGTTATTGTCATAGAGTATTTGGCTGTCACTACAAGAGAAATCGAAGCGGTGTCCCACAGCTGGGATAAGCTGAATCACGTATTGGCTTTTATGGTATTGTACGTACTTTTTTTACTTGCTTTTACCAAGCTAAGTGAAAAAGTGAAAATAACTTTGCTGCTGATTTATGCATTGCATATTGAGATTATCCAGCATTTTATACCAGGACGTGAATTTTCACTATTGGATATAACAGCTGATATAATTGGGATTATTCTTGGTTTGATTTTGTCTAAATTATTTGCAAGCCGAAAGGATTTGACCCAGAATATTTGA